The Gallus gallus isolate bGalGal1 chromosome 5, bGalGal1.mat.broiler.GRCg7b, whole genome shotgun sequence region aaaaaaaacaaaaccaaactttGTGTTTAAGACCGCCCCAACAGCCTCATCTTCATCCTCTGCAGCCAGCACGGGGATTCTGCTTGTGTCAGCACGCTCTGTTCAGGGCTTCAGCTCAGCTTACATCAGTGAAGCTGATGAATCAGTGAATGCTGACTCCTGTCTTGGTTTATATATCTTTGTGTGTAAATATAATTATACAGATGCGTGCAGTGGGTTCTTAAGGAAAGGCTTCTTTCTGCTTGTTCATCTATACCAGGAGGAGCTCAGGTGAGATGGACAGGACTCATTCAGCAGTGCTTTAGCTATACAAATCTAATTCCAGTGTAAAAAACACTCTTCTCAGTTGTTCTTGTTCCTTGCTGTGcttattttcccatttaaatACACAAGAATAGTAGCTAAAGTGAAACCCCAGGCAAAAAGGTTTGAAACCATTAAATTAGGAGTTAGTTGAAAAGTTGAAGTTCGTTGGCTGTTATTCTGAGGATGTTGGatgctgttctgctttgcttttataaTGGATAAAGGAGTGAATGTCTTACTTTCCACTCCATAGTGCAGCTTTGTCCCCTGCGTCACGCCTTTTCCTGCAGACATTGATGTCTAAACCTGTAATGAAGTCTGCCAGCCCATAGTCCTGCTGACACATCGCATGAATACAGCAATCCTCACTTCAGGCACAAAACCATGTAAAATTTCTGGGTCTCTGTAGTATACCAGATAATGCAGTATCTTGATGTTGAACCATGAATTTATCTTTAGGTTGCTAGTACAAATCCCTCCATGATATTTGCAACCACCTCGTCTCCTTTTTTGGCTTAGACCAAATGATTTGCTTAATTCTGTACCTGAGCAAGAAATAAGTAAGTTTTTCATCTCCAATAGTTCTTCTCCCCAAACCTCCCTTCCTCCTGAAACGGATGGCGAAGCACATCAGAAACCCCCACACATCTCCAGAATTAAGTCTGGGAGGCTGCAAGCAGTATTTTCCAACATTCAGAACTTCTGACTCAGTCTATGAAAAGCTGGTTTGAATATCACCAGCAGCTTCTACTATCAGTTCTTATTTAAGTGCAGTGTTGGGTGTCCCTTCTGTTAGTACTTCTCAGGGGGCCAGCGCCCCCTCACTGATGGGGAAGGTGAGGGAACCCCTCCTGATAGTGTCATACTTGAAAGGCACCCAAGCAAAATGCTCCTCAGTCACAGTGTGCAACTCCCCCAGCTGGGATCACCTCCTCCTGGATGAAGCACGGGGTCCCTAGGTGTCCGAGGGCAGCATATTGAGCCTGCAACAATCGTCTGCCTGCGTGGTCAACTTGCTTTCTCATCAAGGGTCAGGAATCTCTCCAGGAACAAAAAACCCTGTTTCTTAGGCTGGTTTTTAGCAGGTGAGAAACTCATCTTTCCCCTAAGGGACATCAGGGCTCCAGAGAGCTTCATAGGAATCAAGGCCAGTCAGTGGCATAGGTATGCAGAATAACATGCAGTAGTAGGGCTGCATGCGAGGGCTTGACTTGAACTGGAGCCTTTGCTCTCACTTCCCTGCCTGTCATCTGGAAGCAGTCCTCCTTTGTGATGGCTTCCTTGGTTATTTGCAGGCCCCCTtgagccccagctctctttgATCATCATGTGATGTACAGCGACACGTTGTTGGGGTTCTCTCGTCATCTCTGCCTTTATCTTGCTGCCCTCCATCAGCCCTCCTCTTCCCAGGCTGTGAATTCAGCAAGCAGCTTCCAtgggtatttaaaaaaaaaaaagaggttaattagtttgggttttttggaaTACAGTAGCTTTAGATGTAGAAAGGATACGAAAACTCAATTCCTCTGTGGTTCCTTGTGCCACGCTTTCTTCTCTTGCCCTACAGCACTGCTGTCAAATCTCTGGTAATACTCTTTTCCCTCACTCTCAGCAgtgtaaaaacagaaatcagcTGCCACAGCTTCCTAGGtctgcatattttttctctttgagatcATTTAAGCAAGTTGCTGACACCCCCACACCATCCCCCCACCTACAACAACTGGgccgtgcagcagagctgacaagAAAGCTCACAGTGCTACTGGCTGACCCACCTCACAGCTCTTTGTGTTTTTGTAGTAATCTAAAGGGCAATTCCATAGTGCAAAGCAATAATGTCTTTTCAACTGTGGTTTTCTGGTATTGTCAGACTTCCTCAGGCCTTTCGGGACTTCTGCttgtggctgtggctgcagtcCCAGAGAGCCTGGGGATAAAAGCCTGAGACCCCCTCCAGGTAGCATCAATGCCACTGCAAAGGGGACCAAAGCCTGGAGGGGTGGAAAGGTGGGGAatctcagctctcagcctctcacCACCTCCAGAGTGCACCTCTGGTCCGTACCTTGCCCTTGGCAAGCAATATCCAGCTGTGTATTGTTGGAAGGAGCAAGCAACAAGACATCCAATTGCTTTTTGGCATAACTTCAGTGCTGTTAACGTGGCCCTTTCCCGACATCTTTTGCAGGGACCTGCCAGGTGTCACCTGCACAGAAGAGACAACAATTCCCTTACTGCTCATAGACACTGCTGGCTGTGGCCTGTTGGAGCTGGAAGTGGAAGATGAACAGTCTAAGGGGAATCCAGGTACTAGCATTGGGAATATTTTATTGGCAGGAATTGACTGAAGTCTTCAGCCTCCCAAGGGCTTGGCCACTGCGCTGCTGAGTCACTGTCCTGAGATGTTCCACCCAGGCTGTAGATGTGGCTCAGAACTGTCTCCCATTCATTTCCTGCTTTCATAAAGTCCCACGTGGCTTTTCTCGATGAATCTTCTCAGGGCACCAAGCTTTGTGCTCTTTTTCTGACTTTAAAGAATAGATTTCATTATGGAGATTTAGTGCAAAGTCACGCACCATAGCCATTCCAATAAAGCAAGAGAACTTAATAGGAACATGAAGACACTACCTCCTTTGTGTCCTTGTTTTTGCAGCCGGGTGAATGGATGTGATCTGCTCTTCAGGGATGCTGCTCACACTCCTACTTTTAGTCTGGCTAAGTAGGCTGGCAGAGGGCCTTTGCCAGGTTGTGTGGCACGTAGGCTGTCCAAAATCTGATGCTTCACTTGACAATCCACATACCCCAACACTGTTCTGGCTTAGGAAACTGTCAGCAGAAAGGATCTCATTTTTCCGTGCCCCTCTGAGACAGAGAAAGGCTCTTGTCTCCAAACAGAAGTCTGAGATAAGTCAGGGATCCTGAGCAGGAGATAAATGCAAGTCTTCCAAAATGTGGGAGTTAGCCTTGTGGAGCAGCAGACTGCAGATTCTGGAATTTTATACATGTGTTTTGCTGCAAAATAGATGGTAGAGTCAGTCTTGCAGATAAACATGTGGAATAGTTTGCATTCCTCATTAGATTGTCCTTGTTCTCCCTGAAGCAACCACCATCCTGAGCAGACAGCTCTGGAAGGAGCATGAAGGCTTTTATACGACCACGGGGGTGTTGGAAATGCAGGGACTTTTTCACTCACAGCATAGAGAGGAAAATTAAATTTGCAGTGAGGTCTAAAGTCTCACTTCAAAGGGAAAATAACCTATTCCCTGGGTTAGCGTTGATCTCTTGGATTAAGGCAGGAGAAAGCCAAAGGTTGTTCAGGGAGCTCCCTTCCTAAGCTTAGGTGTAGGGAGCTGGTGACTTGGAAAGGCAAGAATCAAGAAGTAGCAATGCACGGCACATCACCGTTTATCCAAATGAGTCAGGTTGGGAATTGTTACTCCTGTATAATGCTGGACTACAGGCAGGACTTACCTGAACCTTTCTTTGCTGTACAAGGGGAAGTGGGCAAGCTTCTCCAATGTATAGCACATCCAAGCTGCTGTCATCGTCAGCTTGGACGTGCTTCTGCCTCACTGCCCCTTCTGCTTTGTGccctaggagaggtgcagctgGTTGGTTTGCACATCCAGGCTTTGGTAGATGCTGGTGTGAAGGCGCGAGACGTCGCTGTTGTAGCCCCCTACAACCTCCAGGTGAGATGGCACCCTCCTGGCACCTCCTCTCTTTCTTCATGCACACAGGAGCAGATTCAAACTTTAACGCTTCCAGGAGCGATACCAAAGTATTTTCAGGGAGGaatgcagaaggcagcagagacaAATTATATGATCAGTCATTGTGGCCATCTTACTAAAGTTGAGGCCACTGAGGGAGGTGGTGTTTTCTGAGAGGTATTTTCCACTCCCAGCTGCAGGAGTCAGCACCTGGGAGATGCGAGCACTCAGTCTTTTGCCTTTGAGAGGAAAGGGCTGTTCCAGAACAATgccattttaatgcttttcccTCTGCACTTCACTCTCCAAGTGACCTCTTTCATGCTTTTTCAGGTGGACATGTTAAGAGAGCACCTTTGCCACAGGTACCCTGAGCTAGAGATTAAATCAGTTGATGGTTTCcaaggcagagagaaagaggCAGTGATCCTGTCATTCGTGAGATCCAACAGGAAAGGTGAGAACTTGCTGCTGGAGAGGGGGAAGAATGGGAACGGGGATGGAATGGATCACTCATACATTACCAAGTATTATTCTGACTGTCTCTAGCACTTCACTCTGAATGAGTTTAGTGGCAAGATCCTTccttttcagctttatttctcCTCGTTATTTTTACACGAACACATGCAGTCAGGATTGCAGAGGAAGGTTCCCATTGCTAGGTACGCACCTGCGACCTCAAAAATTATTGAACTGGAATCCTGTGCATGGCACATGTCAGGTTGGCACTGTGGTTAATGGAGCGCTGAGAAGAAGGCGGAAATTGGATGGGGCTTGGAGACTGAAGAAAGTAGGAGCCGACGTTACAAGTCGTGCACAGAAAATGCTCCTTTTGGAAGCAAAATCTAGAGCAGAAAATCGAGTTCTTTGCTATCAGTGGCTGCAGTGGGAGTTAATAGCTggaaaaaagctgctgaagGGTTTTGAGGCAGCAGCTCGTGCAGAGGGCACGTGTGGGATTGTGCTGAGAAGCGCCTCTGCCCCTTTTCAGATCCTCAATGAGATGTCCCTTCCTGCACTAATGCTGCTGGGGATGAGACACTGTGTATGTGCCAGGAGTGCTGAtgtctggaaggaaaaagggggaaaggatGCATGGAAGGGGGAggtgttttctgcctttttagAAGAAAGCCTGGAGCAGGAAACGCAGCGCTGGGGGGAGGATGGAGGTGGGGTGCGGGGCTAAGAATAGTCCTTGTTCACAGTGACTCACCTCGCCTTGCTGGTGGCTCAGTGGGAGCCCATGTCCTCGGCAGTGACTCCGGCCCTCTTCCCATGCAcaacaggcaggcagagctcacTACCAGAAGCTCCATGTGCTATCCAGGCAGAGCTCTGTTCTCTGTGGGGCATGAGAGATACTGGTAGCAGCCTGACACCCAGGAGAGTTTGTTGTGACCACGTGGATCAGCTCGGGGGATGCCCATCCCTCTGCAGCCACTTCAGACCCAGCCAGAAACCCTTTTGCTGCATCAAAGACCGGGCACAAACGGCCAGTCTGGTCACTGCAGCAGAGGAGATAGCAATTCCTTCCCCACTGGCCTTCTCTTTATACTTGGGGGCTGGAAACTCGAAAGCCACCCCCACTACCCTTCTTGATAGCTGAGTCTCACCGAGTCATCTTGGCATTCTCTAGCTCTTACTGCTTCTCTTTGAGAAAATagccagagagcagcagcagaccttgcagagctgctgttacTATCAGCCCCGTGTGCATGGCTTGGGGGCAGGCAGGGGGCACTGCATAGAGTGCCTCCTGCACTTTACCTGCACTTTACCTCCAGGTGAACCTTTCTCAGCCTGACCTCGTGCCCTTGGCCACCTAGCAGCACCTGGGGAACATCTCTCCTCCCCACATGCCTTGATCCTGGGATGGATGAGGACCCTCACTGTGGCCCCCAGCTGGTCATAGCGAGAGCAGGAGCCAGCCCTGCACCACATACCAGCCCCAAGAAGACTCTCTAACCTCTGTTCGCTCACTCCCTCTTGGTTTTCCTGCAGGTGAGGTGGGTTTTCTCGCCGAGGACCGAAGGATCAACGTTGCTGTGACACGTGCCCGGCGCCACGTGGCCATCATCTGCGACAGCCGCACGGTGGGCAGCCAGGCCTTCCTCGGGAGGCTGCTGGAGCACTTCAGGCAGCACGGCCAGGTGCGCACAGCCTTTGAGTATCTCGATGACCTTGTCCCTGAAAACTACTCCCATGGAGGGGAGCGACAGCAGAGCACCAaggctcctgcagcacccagccccaAACCGCAGCCAGCTCCAGGGAGGAAacccaaagcagcagctaaagcagcagccaaagcagctcctCAAAAGCAAGAAGCACGTTGCTCCCCTAGCGCAAGTAGACCTGGGGGGGAGAGCCCAGGGACAAAAGGTGACACAAACAAATTTAAAGCTGTGCTGGAAGCCTTCCTGGAGGGTGACGAGCCACAGTTGGACTTTCCCTCATCTCTCAGTCCACACGACCGGATGCTGATCCACCTCCTGGCCGAGGAGCATGGGCTGCAGCACGTCAGCACCGGGGAGGGCAGAGACCGCTACATCAGCGTTCGCAAGAAGGAGTTTGGTCAGGCTGTGGTAGCACCAGCTGCAACCCAAAGAGAGCAGCATCCCCCTCCACAGCCACAGGACTCCAGCAAGGAAGCTCCAGCCCCTGCTGAGCCAGGAGGAAGAAGTGAGGGCTCAGGGAAAGTGGACCTGAAAAGGCTGCACCTGGAGAGAGTTCAGAGGGAGAAGGCCAGGCGAGAGGAGATGGCAAAGAAAGAGCAGGAGTCCAGCACTGGCACTCGGggcaacagcagcaggaagaaagacaaaagcGAATGTAAAGGTAGGTCCCTCACTTCATAGGAGCAGGAGATTGACTGGAGGCTCTCAAACGTGGGGAGAGAACTGAGAGGTGCCCTGCCCTTCCTAAACATTGAATCAGAGCTGAGAGTTACTTTGTCCCAGCCAGGTGTggtcccttcctctcccccagCCACCTTCTAGCAGAGGGAGACCCTCAGCTCCCCCCTGTGCTTTTGAGTATGAGCCAGATTTCAATGTCGCAATGAGTGCCACACTAGCTCCAGGACTTTACATTGCCTGGATCTCGGGGCTATTTGGGTTTGTTAAACCTCTGCATCTCTTCTGCCCTCTACctaggaaaagcagcagctaaaaCCACAGCAGACACTGCATCGGAGGAAGATATAGACGCTCTGATTTCTGCTGCCGTTAAAGCTGACAACACCTGCGGCTTCCCCCGCTGCAAAGCCAGCGTCACAACCCTGGGCCAGCTCTGCCCACACTGCAACAGGCGGTACTGCCTCAGCCATCACATCCCAGAGGTATGCACAGGGCCAGAAAGCTGCCCAGGGGCTGGAGAGGAGCAGGATGCGCCCAGCAGAGCCAGCCTTGGGCCTAAGCCCTGCAGTCAGAGCAGACGTGGCTGAGAAGCGATGAGCTTCCATTCACCCACAGCCTTCTGCTCCCACCACTCCTCATCCTGCGTTGCCCAAGCGCAGCTCTTTGCCTCCCGAGGCTTAGCATCGTTTAGCGAGCTGACCTATAAATCCTCAGCAGAGATTTTCCCCTTGTCAAGTACTATCTGTTTCCATGGCAAAGAATAGTTGTATTTATGGTCATTCACAAGCTGGTTGGGGTAtaaatttatttcctgctgAATCACCTCCCCGTGCCGAATTGTAATGAGAAATAATTGGAGGGATACAATCCATATCAATGAGTTCTTCTTACTTTTCAAACCTCAGCCCTTTTTCTGCATGTTGTCAGGCCTTGGTGTCAAATGACCTAGGATCTCATACCCATGCCTGAGCCTTGTGTGAGTCAGCACTTACCTGGAGTGTAAGTTCAGAGGCGCCAGAGCCCCTGTTCAGAAAGTGTTTGCCCCCCCCTTCTTCATCCTttccttatgggtccctttcTACTCGGGACATTCTGTGATTCGATGGTCTCAGGGAATGCAAAGCAGGTGGAAAAGGAGCTCCAGGCTCCAGCAATAGGAGCTGctgattcacagaatcattaaggttggagaagacctctaaagTCccaccatcaacccatcaccaccacgcTCACCATCCCACGTTCCTCCATGCCACACGCAATTGCCTGCCACCGCTGTCCCCTCTCTCCCTAGGTTCACGGCTGCGGGGACAAGGCCAAGGCACACGCTCGGCAGTGGATCAGCAGGGAAGGGGTTCTGTACCCTGGGAGCAGCCCCAAGGACAAATCCCTGGACCCCACCAAGAGAGCCCATCTCCAGCGCCGCCTGGACAAGAAGCTCAGTGACCTGACCAACCAGCGcaagagcaagaagaaaggcAAGGAGAAGTGAAGGAGCTGATTATTTCTTTCTGGGTACTTGAAGTCAACAGGTCGGACTGCGTGAAGCAAAGATGCTGCTAAAGGTACGGGGTGGTGGAAAATGGGAGCTCTTGTTTTGGGTGGTAGAAAGTGTGGAGTCAGTGCCATAGCTGCTGAACAAATAGGCACTGGGGCCTCACTAAACCTCAGATGGAGGAGAGCACTTTCATTTGTCCCTGTTATCCTTATTGACAAACTAGAGGATGTACACAGAGAGGCTGCAGCGTGCCAATAAAGACGGATATTAAGACACTGAAAGCAATCAGCTGTCCCTGTAACATTTCTCTCTGCTACAGCAAAAAAGTAAATGTCTGCGGATAGTGAAAAGCCCTGGATgcccttctccttcccactgTGTTCCCAGTGCACTAATGtccaaacacacacaaaaaaaacagcataaCCCCACAACAGAACCTTCTAATCCCTCAGCAAACTGCACTGGCAATCCCAAGCAGAgttgctctgagcacagccttGGTTCGTACCCTGGTCCCAGGGCCAAGGGACAGTGGCAGATGGGACATGGGGGCTCCTGGAGGgagaggtgaggaggaggaggaatagCCAGCGTATGGGAGAAGGACATCTGGGCACCTATGAGTTAGGGGGAAGGAGCCTGCATAGGGGAATTGCAAAATAGAAGTCAGGCAGaggaacagagaggaaaatcaCTGCCAGCTCAGGGTACCACCATGATGTTATCTTTAATTAGGCTGAATGGCTCACTCACgctttttttcccagctcaaACCATTCAAGGAATCAAATCCCTGCCCAGCTCACCCCGTAGTGCCACCACTCTGGCAAACAGCCCCCAAAGAGCCCCAGGTTCCCCTGTTGGCTTCCTGCCAGCATCCTGCAGGCTGGGAAAAGCCGAGGGACGCAGCCCCAGAGCATCCTCTGCCTCACGCATCCCTCCATCTGTCCACCtccagaaaacagagggaatTGGTTCCCCAGAGCAGCAGATCTTACCCAGAAGACCTCGTTTGGGCTGGGAGCCCACGAGCAGACGGCATCTAAAAGGGCTTTGTCTCTCCCCATGAAGcttaaaaatacaaactttGGGGGTGTTTCCTATTTCTGTAGAACTGCCCTGCTGTGAGGGAAGCCACAGGGTTAATTCAGCTGGGAAAAGGGGCTGGGGTGACCACATTCAGCCCTTAAGGGATGATTCAGCCTGGACCTGACCTCAAACCCATGAGATTTGGAGACAGACACCCCTTGGCAGCCAGTAGGAAAGCAGAAATTGACACTGCTAGAAaaaatgatggaagaaaaaaagagatatgtaacaacaacttttttttctactattatttttccctttttccttggAATTTGAAGGGTTTCAGCCCTGGTGCAGTGCACCAAAACCCCTCTGAAACCCAACAGAAAGACCACACATGCTGAGAGAAACTGCACCATGCCAGCACTTTATCACCCCCCTCTCTGTTTTCCCCTCGCTTGCCCAAAAATCTTTCCAAAGAATCCCATGTCCCCCCAGAAGCCCTCAGAGGCCGCATCCGGGGTCACCGTTGGTTTTGGGGGCCCAGCAGAGGGCATGCAGGATGCTGAGGAGCTTGGCTGGCACCCAGACAGCAGTTCGGGGAGGATTTTGCTGGTTTTGGTCCATCCTCGGCGGGTCCCTCAGCAGCCCCCAGCGCATGCGGATGGGGAGAGGCGCGGACAGGATtttctccatcctcctcctcccagggGAGGATTTTGCTAGCAGGATGCTCCGGCCACCTCTGCCTTTTCACCTCCAGACACGGCACTCGGCCACTGTGGCCAGGGCAGAGCTGGTGTTGGGGCACAGGGTCCCAGGGTGCTCCCGCCAGCAGCCTAATTCCTCCGCAGCGGGTGCCACATGGACACAGGCTTCCTCAGCGTGGCCAGCATCTGGTTCCAGTGGGTGATGCCCATGCCACTGGCTGCTGGGCCGATCAGGACGTGGCCCGTGTTGTCGGCACGGCCATCCTCGCCACTCTCAGCCACCGTCACCCGCAGGGACAGGTCCTGCAGGGGCGCATGGAGTGATGGCTGTCAGCACTTACACCCCCTATACTACCCCACGCTTCCCACCCCAGTAGCCATACCTTAGGTATACACGTTCCCCTACATACCCACCCAGCTCATACACATACCACTACATCCTCCCAGTGTAGTAGAAAACTGTATGTGCATACCCCCACACACAGCTATACCCTTTATGTATGCATCCATCCCATACTTATTCACCACCTTActtccccccacatcccctaaACCCATATATACAGCCACCTACACACACAAGCACACCCCATACACGTGCATTCACCTACATCTCATACATACCCATCTCCCCCTGCAGCCATACCCTACGTATTACACAATATCCCAATACTTACCCATCCCCCTGCATCATCAGTACCCCAAAATCATACATGTTTATCCCTACACACACAGCTGTCCTCCATATGTGCCCATCTCCCATACCACCACATCCCACTGAACCATATATATGTACAACCACAGTTCCTATGACTCCCATTCCATCCCAGGAAGTCCTCACTAGCacagggatttggggtccccaaGGAGTAACAGGACAGACCTGGAGCACAATGGCTGGCACTGAGAAGATCATGGCCTCATTGAATACAGGGTTGGTGTCGTCCCTCTTCACCGCTGTCTTCTTCTTGCTGATCTTCctcccatcctgcagcaggtAGACTTTGACAAAGGGATCTGCTCAGGGCCAAGGGGAGAGAACAACCTTGGTGTCAGCCACACTGGAAACCATCCCAACCCACCGCATCCCAACTCAGTGGGGTTGCCCTCAACTGGTTTTCCTCCAACAAGCCCTCACAGAGAGCTCTGGGATATACCAGGACAAGCACCCATATCCAGCCCAGAGTTTTGGGGCCTTGAGCTGGCCCCACACTCACCTGCAGTCCCCTTCCCATTGCTCCAGACGAGGTTTTT contains the following coding sequences:
- the IGHMBP2 gene encoding DNA-binding protein SMUBP-2, whose translation is MAAEAAERQLELLREEREAELAERRAWQENVSLKELQRRGVCLLKLQAANQRTGLYGRLLVTFQPRKYDSDSELPYNSFGPGDIVGLYDSVGQGDLLSTGIITRVTSKAVTVAFEESRDGMLSVDHESSYRLLKLANDITYNRIKKALNTLKQYHGGPASDLIDVLFFSLDPSPSSETKPLKLYNDSLDASQREAVSFSLAQKELAIVHGPPGTGKTTTVVEIILQAVQQGLKVLCCAPSNVAVDNLVERLAGYKARILRLGHPARLLEPIQQHSLDAVLARSDSAQIVADVRKDIDQAFAKSKKAQDKGERGHFLSEIKALRKELKEREETAMTAALTHASVVLATNTGASSDGPLKLLPENYFDLVVIDECAQALEASCWIPLLKAPKCILAGDHKQLPPTIISHKAAAKGLSLSLMERVIERYGEKVVKMLTVQYRMHEAIMQWASSEMYGGRLTAHPSVAQHLLKDLPGVTCTEETTIPLLLIDTAGCGLLELEVEDEQSKGNPGEVQLVGLHIQALVDAGVKARDVAVVAPYNLQVDMLREHLCHRYPELEIKSVDGFQGREKEAVILSFVRSNRKGEVGFLAEDRRINVAVTRARRHVAIICDSRTVGSQAFLGRLLEHFRQHGQVRTAFEYLDDLVPENYSHGGERQQSTKAPAAPSPKPQPAPGRKPKAAAKAAAKAAPQKQEARCSPSASRPGGESPGTKGDTNKFKAVLEAFLEGDEPQLDFPSSLSPHDRMLIHLLAEEHGLQHVSTGEGRDRYISVRKKEFGQAVVAPAATQREQHPPPQPQDSSKEAPAPAEPGGRSEGSGKVDLKRLHLERVQREKARREEMAKKEQESSTGTRGNSSRKKDKSECKGKAAAKTTADTASEEDIDALISAAVKADNTCGFPRCKASVTTLGQLCPHCNRRYCLSHHIPEVHGCGDKAKAHARQWISREGVLYPGSSPKDKSLDPTKRAHLQRRLDKKLSDLTNQRKSKKKGKEK